The following proteins come from a genomic window of Gottfriedia acidiceleris:
- a CDS encoding DUF1294 domain-containing protein → MFYLVIVNIVSFAIMGIDKSRAKRKAWRIPERILFLLAIIGGSIGSILGMYYFKHKTKHPTFVFGYWIILFIQFVIYFFFL, encoded by the coding sequence ATGTTTTATTTAGTAATTGTCAACATTGTTTCATTCGCAATTATGGGAATTGATAAGTCTAGGGCAAAAAGAAAAGCATGGAGAATTCCTGAACGTATCTTATTTTTACTTGCAATTATCGGGGGTTCGATTGGTTCAATTTTAGGAATGTATTATTTTAAACATAAAACAAAGCATCCAACATTTGTTTTTGGTTATTGGATCATCCTATTTATCCAATTTGTTATCTATTTTTTCTTCCTGTAA
- the ybaK gene encoding Cys-tRNA(Pro) deacylase: MAVSKTNAMRMLDSKKVNYTTLIYDSNDGLIDGISVANKINKDPELVYKTLVSISPSKAIYVFVIPVEKELDLKLAAKAAGEKKVELLPVKDLLASTGYVRGGCSPIGMKKQYPTFIEESVNNIEEIIVSGGKIGIQLQLNAKDLIQTTRSKIAKISK; this comes from the coding sequence ATGGCTGTAAGTAAAACGAATGCAATGAGAATGTTAGATTCAAAAAAAGTTAACTATACAACTTTAATTTATGACTCGAATGATGGATTGATTGATGGGATATCAGTAGCAAATAAAATAAATAAAGATCCTGAATTAGTTTATAAAACACTTGTATCCATCAGTCCATCCAAGGCGATTTATGTATTTGTCATACCAGTCGAAAAAGAATTAGATTTAAAATTAGCAGCAAAAGCTGCTGGAGAAAAGAAAGTAGAATTATTGCCAGTGAAAGACCTTTTAGCAAGTACAGGATATGTTCGAGGTGGATGTTCACCTATTGGTATGAAAAAGCAATACCCTACTTTTATTGAAGAATCTGTTAATAATATAGAAGAGATTATTGTAAGCGGTGGAAAAATAGGTATACAACTTCAATTGAATGCAAAAGATTTAATACAAACAACTCGTAGCAAAATAGCAAAAATTTCAAAATAA